A section of the Salmo salar chromosome ssa05, Ssal_v3.1, whole genome shotgun sequence genome encodes:
- the LOC106605936 gene encoding nuclear receptor ROR-gamma isoform X3 — protein MMRAQIEVIPCKICGDKSSGVHYGVITCEGCKGFFRRSQLPSVSYSCSRQSNCPIDRASRNRCQSCRLQKCVTQGMSRDAVKFGRMSKRQRESLRAEVERHQQQQQHLQAEAQPAMPYPSKACCFRTPHLLQAPAPAYSFPGEPELPPCPTDVLPYLVCSPGESQAPGLAYQGSCVSPGSGHSDERGFDSRQPSPDQTIGMGIRSYDPEDPYCPYRPSLLHIEELCDSIVRSHRDTSQFRLEELQALRWKLFSREEIHAYQSKSVDEMWQHCAVRLTEAVQYVVEFAKRIPGFRGLGQNDQITLLKTGSMEVVLVRMSRCFNTENSTVFFDGKFASTELFKSLGCGDLMVAVFDFAHSMCALRLTELQMALFSSLVLINTDRPCLEDRGRVHRMRRHLEGSLSHMLRRDNQESLEHKLYQKVSVLQSLCSLHVEKLHWFSQRYPFTVHSVFPPLYKELFTSDLPSVDSL, from the exons ATGATGCGAG ctCAGATTGAGGTGATTCCCTGTAAGATCTGTGGTGATAAATCATCAGGAGTTCACTATGGAGTCATCACCTGCGAGGGCTGCAAG ggtTTTTTCCGGCGTAGCCAGCTGCCGTCCGTGTCCTACTCCTGTTCCAGACAGAGTAACTGTCCTATAGACAGAGCCAGCCGCAACCGCTGTCAGAGCTGCCGACTGCAGAAGTGTGTGACCCAGGGCATGAGCCGGGATG CGGTGAAGTTTGGTCGGATGTCGAAACGTCAGCGGGAGTCTCTGCGTGCCGAGGTGGAGagacaccagcagcagcagcagcatctccAGGCAGAGGCCCAGCCCGCCATGCCCTACCCCAGCAAGGCATGCTGTTTCCGGACACCCCACCTGCTCCAGGCCCCGGCTCCGGCCTACTCCTTCCCGGGAGAGCCAGAGCTGCCACCCTGCCCGACAGATGTGCTCCCCTACCTGGTGTGCTCCCCAGGCGAGTCCCAGGCTCCAGGTCTGGCCTACCAGGGCTCCTGTGTGTCTCCTGGCAGTGGGCACTCAGATGAAAGAG GGTTCGACTCCCGTCAGCCGTCTCCTGACCAGACGATAGGGATGGGAATTAGATCGTATGACCCAGAAGACCCCTACTGCCCTTACCGCCCCTCCCTGCTACACATAGAGGAGCTGTGTGACAGTATCGTGCGGTCCCATAGGGACACCAGTCAGTTCAGACTGGAGGAACTTCAGGCTCTGAGATGGAAGTTGTTCAGCAGAGAGGAGATTCATGCCTACCAGAGCAAG tcagtagATGAGATGTGGCAGCACTGTGCCGTGAGGTTGACTGAAGCAGTACAGTACGTGGTGGAGTTCGCCAAACGCATCCCAGGGTTCCGTGGGCTCGGACAGAACGACCAGATCACCCTGCTCAAGACTG gTTCGATGGAGGTGGTTCTGGtcagaatgagtaggtgttttaacACAGAGAACAGCACCGTCTTCTTCGATGGGAAGTTTGCCAGCACTGAACTTTTCAAGTCTCTGG GCTGTGGTGATCTGATGGTGGCGGTGTTCGACTTTGCTCACAGTATGTGTGCCCTGAGACTGACTGAGCTGCAGATGGCTCTCTTCAGCTCACTGGTGCTCATTAAcacag atcgcCCCTGTCTTGAGGATAGAGGCAGAGTACATAGAATGAGGAGACACTTGGAGGGATCCCTCAGCCACATGCTACGCAGAGACAACCAGGAGAGCCTTGagcacaag CTCTACCAGAAGGTGTCAGTGTTGCAGTCTCTGTGCAGTCTTCATGTGGAGAAGCTGCACTGGTTCAGCCAGCGCTACCCGTTCACCGTCCACTCTGTCTTCCCTCCTCTATACAAGGAGCTGTTCACCTCCGACCTGCCTTCTGTGGACTCCCTCTGA
- the LOC106605936 gene encoding nuclear receptor ROR-alpha B isoform X2 — translation MEYEEPESPEHITTEEPIKRAQIEVIPCKICGDKSSGVHYGVITCEGCKGFFRRSQLPSVSYSCSRQSNCPIDRASRNRCQSCRLQKCVTQGMSRDAVKFGRMSKRQRESLRAEVERHQQQQQHLQAEAQPAMPYPSKACCFRTPHLLQAPAPAYSFPGEPELPPCPTDVLPYLVCSPGESQAPGLAYQGSCVSPGSGHSDERGFDSRQPSPDQTIGMGIRSYDPEDPYCPYRPSLLHIEELCDSIVRSHRDTSQFRLEELQALRWKLFSREEIHAYQSKSVDEMWQHCAVRLTEAVQYVVEFAKRIPGFRGLGQNDQITLLKTGSMEVVLVRMSRCFNTENSTVFFDGKFASTELFKSLGCGDLMVAVFDFAHSMCALRLTELQMALFSSLVLINTDRPCLEDRGRVHRMRRHLEGSLSHMLRRDNQESLEHKLYQKVSVLQSLCSLHVEKLHWFSQRYPFTVHSVFPPLYKELFTSDLPSVDSL, via the exons ATGGAATATGAGGAGCCCGAATCACCGGAACACATCACTACAGAAGAACCAATCAAAAGAG ctCAGATTGAGGTGATTCCCTGTAAGATCTGTGGTGATAAATCATCAGGAGTTCACTATGGAGTCATCACCTGCGAGGGCTGCAAG ggtTTTTTCCGGCGTAGCCAGCTGCCGTCCGTGTCCTACTCCTGTTCCAGACAGAGTAACTGTCCTATAGACAGAGCCAGCCGCAACCGCTGTCAGAGCTGCCGACTGCAGAAGTGTGTGACCCAGGGCATGAGCCGGGATG CGGTGAAGTTTGGTCGGATGTCGAAACGTCAGCGGGAGTCTCTGCGTGCCGAGGTGGAGagacaccagcagcagcagcagcatctccAGGCAGAGGCCCAGCCCGCCATGCCCTACCCCAGCAAGGCATGCTGTTTCCGGACACCCCACCTGCTCCAGGCCCCGGCTCCGGCCTACTCCTTCCCGGGAGAGCCAGAGCTGCCACCCTGCCCGACAGATGTGCTCCCCTACCTGGTGTGCTCCCCAGGCGAGTCCCAGGCTCCAGGTCTGGCCTACCAGGGCTCCTGTGTGTCTCCTGGCAGTGGGCACTCAGATGAAAGAG GGTTCGACTCCCGTCAGCCGTCTCCTGACCAGACGATAGGGATGGGAATTAGATCGTATGACCCAGAAGACCCCTACTGCCCTTACCGCCCCTCCCTGCTACACATAGAGGAGCTGTGTGACAGTATCGTGCGGTCCCATAGGGACACCAGTCAGTTCAGACTGGAGGAACTTCAGGCTCTGAGATGGAAGTTGTTCAGCAGAGAGGAGATTCATGCCTACCAGAGCAAG tcagtagATGAGATGTGGCAGCACTGTGCCGTGAGGTTGACTGAAGCAGTACAGTACGTGGTGGAGTTCGCCAAACGCATCCCAGGGTTCCGTGGGCTCGGACAGAACGACCAGATCACCCTGCTCAAGACTG gTTCGATGGAGGTGGTTCTGGtcagaatgagtaggtgttttaacACAGAGAACAGCACCGTCTTCTTCGATGGGAAGTTTGCCAGCACTGAACTTTTCAAGTCTCTGG GCTGTGGTGATCTGATGGTGGCGGTGTTCGACTTTGCTCACAGTATGTGTGCCCTGAGACTGACTGAGCTGCAGATGGCTCTCTTCAGCTCACTGGTGCTCATTAAcacag atcgcCCCTGTCTTGAGGATAGAGGCAGAGTACATAGAATGAGGAGACACTTGGAGGGATCCCTCAGCCACATGCTACGCAGAGACAACCAGGAGAGCCTTGagcacaag CTCTACCAGAAGGTGTCAGTGTTGCAGTCTCTGTGCAGTCTTCATGTGGAGAAGCTGCACTGGTTCAGCCAGCGCTACCCGTTCACCGTCCACTCTGTCTTCCCTCCTCTATACAAGGAGCTGTTCACCTCCGACCTGCCTTCTGTGGACTCCCTCTGA
- the LOC106605936 gene encoding nuclear receptor ROR-gamma isoform X1 codes for MEYEEPESPEHITTEEPIKRGDTVSKKTHLTQIEVIPCKICGDKSSGVHYGVITCEGCKGFFRRSQLPSVSYSCSRQSNCPIDRASRNRCQSCRLQKCVTQGMSRDAVKFGRMSKRQRESLRAEVERHQQQQQHLQAEAQPAMPYPSKACCFRTPHLLQAPAPAYSFPGEPELPPCPTDVLPYLVCSPGESQAPGLAYQGSCVSPGSGHSDERGFDSRQPSPDQTIGMGIRSYDPEDPYCPYRPSLLHIEELCDSIVRSHRDTSQFRLEELQALRWKLFSREEIHAYQSKSVDEMWQHCAVRLTEAVQYVVEFAKRIPGFRGLGQNDQITLLKTGSMEVVLVRMSRCFNTENSTVFFDGKFASTELFKSLGCGDLMVAVFDFAHSMCALRLTELQMALFSSLVLINTDRPCLEDRGRVHRMRRHLEGSLSHMLRRDNQESLEHKLYQKVSVLQSLCSLHVEKLHWFSQRYPFTVHSVFPPLYKELFTSDLPSVDSL; via the exons ATGGAATATGAGGAGCCCGAATCACCGGAACACATCACTACAGAAGAACCAATCAAAAGAG GAGACACTGTGTCCAAGAAGACTCATTTGA ctCAGATTGAGGTGATTCCCTGTAAGATCTGTGGTGATAAATCATCAGGAGTTCACTATGGAGTCATCACCTGCGAGGGCTGCAAG ggtTTTTTCCGGCGTAGCCAGCTGCCGTCCGTGTCCTACTCCTGTTCCAGACAGAGTAACTGTCCTATAGACAGAGCCAGCCGCAACCGCTGTCAGAGCTGCCGACTGCAGAAGTGTGTGACCCAGGGCATGAGCCGGGATG CGGTGAAGTTTGGTCGGATGTCGAAACGTCAGCGGGAGTCTCTGCGTGCCGAGGTGGAGagacaccagcagcagcagcagcatctccAGGCAGAGGCCCAGCCCGCCATGCCCTACCCCAGCAAGGCATGCTGTTTCCGGACACCCCACCTGCTCCAGGCCCCGGCTCCGGCCTACTCCTTCCCGGGAGAGCCAGAGCTGCCACCCTGCCCGACAGATGTGCTCCCCTACCTGGTGTGCTCCCCAGGCGAGTCCCAGGCTCCAGGTCTGGCCTACCAGGGCTCCTGTGTGTCTCCTGGCAGTGGGCACTCAGATGAAAGAG GGTTCGACTCCCGTCAGCCGTCTCCTGACCAGACGATAGGGATGGGAATTAGATCGTATGACCCAGAAGACCCCTACTGCCCTTACCGCCCCTCCCTGCTACACATAGAGGAGCTGTGTGACAGTATCGTGCGGTCCCATAGGGACACCAGTCAGTTCAGACTGGAGGAACTTCAGGCTCTGAGATGGAAGTTGTTCAGCAGAGAGGAGATTCATGCCTACCAGAGCAAG tcagtagATGAGATGTGGCAGCACTGTGCCGTGAGGTTGACTGAAGCAGTACAGTACGTGGTGGAGTTCGCCAAACGCATCCCAGGGTTCCGTGGGCTCGGACAGAACGACCAGATCACCCTGCTCAAGACTG gTTCGATGGAGGTGGTTCTGGtcagaatgagtaggtgttttaacACAGAGAACAGCACCGTCTTCTTCGATGGGAAGTTTGCCAGCACTGAACTTTTCAAGTCTCTGG GCTGTGGTGATCTGATGGTGGCGGTGTTCGACTTTGCTCACAGTATGTGTGCCCTGAGACTGACTGAGCTGCAGATGGCTCTCTTCAGCTCACTGGTGCTCATTAAcacag atcgcCCCTGTCTTGAGGATAGAGGCAGAGTACATAGAATGAGGAGACACTTGGAGGGATCCCTCAGCCACATGCTACGCAGAGACAACCAGGAGAGCCTTGagcacaag CTCTACCAGAAGGTGTCAGTGTTGCAGTCTCTGTGCAGTCTTCATGTGGAGAAGCTGCACTGGTTCAGCCAGCGCTACCCGTTCACCGTCCACTCTGTCTTCCCTCCTCTATACAAGGAGCTGTTCACCTCCGACCTGCCTTCTGTGGACTCCCTCTGA